The sequence AAGCTGATTAGAATTTGTTAAAACTATGGGTTTGTGTACAGATATGGCACATGACATATTCTTTAACAGACCTTCACCAGCCATGTTGATATCCTGCAGTCATTATTGCTTGTGTTCTCAGCCACATCAGCCTATATGaagaacaacagcaaaaacatctGGAGTGAAGAGGAGGTGGCAGAAGGTGCGCAGTTTGATGACATCACCGATCCGCGGCCACAACCTGAGTATGTGCATAGTGGTGAAGTATAAAATAGACCTCAGGATCCTGATAAGCTATTCGTTACACTTATAACTCTCTGAGAGAAAAATACTTCCTAGTATCAGCATGAAACTtgcctttaaaaaatgtatagacAAAAAAGTCTCTTGATTCTCTTTTCATGACTTACAGTATGTTTGGTACCTGAAAACATGTATGTATGATATATTTGCACACAATACATATGCAGAGTGTACATtttataatgtgactgtgtgtgcatttgtgcagatATGAAATTGTGCTGAAGCAGAGAGTGGGGACGGAAGACATCTTCTTAGGCATGACCAGAAAAGACCCCTCTTCCATGTGTTGTGAATGCATAGTGGTAAGTATGGTCTCTGCACACTGTCCTCAGAACCCCTCCATCGCACTAATGTCCTCATCGTGCTGTTGTGGcattacagaaacacagtaaTGTAACGGGCAATATGGTCCTCTTCAGGTGAAAATTAAACTTCCCGGAACAAAGGTGGCTGAAGTCATCCTAGATGTCAAAGAGAAGTTCCTTGATCTGAGAACACAGAAATAGTAAGAACATGTTCATCCTCTCTCTATTTACCCGTCCTACTGTTTCAACCCCCTCTATGTTGAGTGTGCGTCCTCAACTGTCCAGTTGTTTTAGTTCTACTCTCCATGCACATTTGACTGTCCTTCAGGATGTCACAGCATGTctcacatctccctctctttcacccACAGTAAGCTGGGCCTGCACCTTCCCCATCCCGTGCACAGCCAGGAAGGAAAGGCCCAGTTCATTTCtgagaaggaggagctggaggtgacGCTGCCCATGAACCGCCCACTGGACTGCATCAACTTGgcctgagagaaagaaaagggaggggagacgcagagacagagagcaggaggggaaAGCTGCGGCTCGGCTGAACTGCTCGTCGCTCCAAACCTGCGCCTCGGCAACAGTGAGGCTCCTCACACCCTGAGACCGAGAACACAGACGACACGCTTACATTAGGAGGTTCAGATATAGACCCTTCCTGTCGCTCTTTGTGGCTGGGGCTGGAGAGGAGGTCAGTGAGCAGCAGGTGACATAGGGATGCCCTTTGCTTCTGTCTAGAGAAATATCCTTGTTCAGGCTGCCGTTTGTTGAACATGATTGAATCAAGCACATAGCTTTATTTGGTAACTCTTGAAGATCCCAGATTACTGACTTCAATGAAATCCTCTGTATGGAACAGGGAACCAGAATGCATCAGCGTTATATTCAGTTTCAGCtaattcacatttttctgtATACTGTTTGCAACTTGATGCTGGAAGTGTCACTCAGTGTCTCTGTACAAGTGCCTTCAATAAAAGAGAATCAAAACAATTTAATACGAGGCTGTTACTAATTTGGTATGAAGGGATTCTTCAGACATGTTTTCGTTAATATGTTCCCTCTctaaaaaataatgcatatgATTCAATGAAACTTGATTAGTAGGCATGAGACGATACTTGTAGCTCAGGAGACAATACATTTCGCTAAAGcgaaacatgttttgttttctttatcttttaattttttttcaggtatCAAACCTCTAGCCGTTAATGATGTAGGCTACCAGGGGTTTGAGTGCCATATCGCTTTTATAAAACGAATCCGTTATTGGTTGAATTCTGCTTGGCTACTTTCAATGAGAACAGAGCCTAGCAATAACAAATTGAACATGTATTGGCTACATAAAACTGCCAATGAATGTAGTACCTACTACATTCCACTAGCTAGCCAGTGAACAAGCTACCTAACAAGCtttgtttatgtattattcAGTAGAGTTCACTGGCATACTAACAGAACTACCTGCATCTTGAAAGAGATCGTAATCATCATTTTTGGCACTGTAACTTATTTCTTACTGATGTGGATTGTGGTATAGCAGTGAATTTTGTCATAACTGAAAGGCACATTGACCAATAGGAACAATAGGATCCAACTAATCGTACTATATAGTACCTTTTGCCACTGCTGAGTCCTGATGGACAGAACAAGTAAAGCAAgtgaaaattccattttccag comes from Megalops cyprinoides isolate fMegCyp1 chromosome 3, fMegCyp1.pri, whole genome shotgun sequence and encodes:
- the dnaaf6 gene encoding protein PIH1D3, with translation MDRLSSIDSLQALSALLSPPDGDDDEDCTFATAAARMGPGHIGPTKSESKAATSAYMKNNSKNIWSEEEVAEGAQFDDITDPRPQPEYEIVLKQRVGTEDIFLGMTRKDPSSMCCECIVVKIKLPGTKVAEVILDVKEKFLDLRTQKYKLGLHLPHPVHSQEGKAQFISEKEELEVTLPMNRPLDCINLA